From a single Deltaproteobacteria bacterium genomic region:
- a CDS encoding HD domain-containing protein: MATVLRLLMVEDSENDMLIILRELRRGGYDPVCERVETAEGLKAALEKQSWDIILADHRLPRFSDIEALKLIREQGLDLPFIIVSGTIGEEAAVEAMKAGAHDYVMKGNLKRLVPVVGRELQEAEGRRKRKQAEEKILQAKEEWERTFDSVPDLIAIIDHQFRISRVNRALADRLDLTPKEMIGACCYDLIHGLQSPISPCPHRQVLEDGRQRYTEFYETRLGGHFSLTASPLRGIGSNQAGVIHIFRDITDRKQAEGKIIEEAEKLQKALAGIIQAMAATVEAKDPYTAGHQRRVADLAQAITDEMGLSEDQINGVRMAGVIHDLGKISVPAEILSKPTQLTEIEFSLIKVHPQTGYEILKEIEFPWPIAEMVWQHHERINGSGYPQGLKGEEILPEAKILAVADVVEAIASHRPYRPAHGIETALEEIAKQKGILFDPEVVEVCLRLFREDKFRFE; this comes from the coding sequence ATGGCCACCGTTCTCCGGCTATTGATGGTTGAAGATTCAGAAAATGATATGCTGATCATCCTTCGGGAATTACGACGAGGCGGATATGATCCGGTCTGTGAACGGGTTGAAACCGCCGAAGGCCTGAAGGCGGCCCTTGAAAAGCAGTCCTGGGATATCATTCTGGCCGATCATCGGCTTCCCCGATTCAGCGACATCGAGGCCTTGAAGCTGATAAGGGAACAAGGACTCGACCTGCCGTTTATTATCGTTTCCGGGACCATCGGCGAAGAGGCCGCCGTGGAAGCCATGAAGGCCGGGGCCCATGATTATGTCATGAAAGGGAACCTGAAACGACTGGTGCCGGTTGTGGGTCGCGAATTGCAGGAGGCCGAGGGACGCCGGAAACGCAAGCAAGCGGAAGAAAAAATTCTTCAGGCCAAAGAGGAATGGGAGCGGACCTTTGATTCCGTACCGGATTTGATCGCCATTATTGATCATCAATTCCGTATATCCAGAGTGAACCGGGCCCTGGCCGATCGCCTGGACCTGACGCCCAAAGAGATGATCGGGGCCTGTTGTTATGATCTGATCCATGGGCTTCAGTCGCCTATATCTCCCTGTCCGCATCGTCAGGTTCTGGAAGATGGCCGACAACGTTATACCGAGTTTTATGAAACGAGATTGGGGGGGCATTTTTCTTTGACCGCTTCTCCTCTTCGGGGAATCGGGAGCAATCAGGCAGGGGTGATCCATATTTTTAGGGATATTACCGACCGTAAACAGGCCGAGGGGAAAATTATAGAAGAGGCGGAAAAATTACAAAAGGCCTTGGCCGGGATCATTCAGGCCATGGCTGCAACGGTTGAAGCCAAAGACCCTTATACCGCTGGTCATCAACGCCGGGTGGCCGATCTGGCCCAGGCCATAACCGACGAAATGGGGCTTTCGGAAGACCAGATAAACGGCGTCCGTATGGCCGGGGTGATTCATGATTTGGGGAAGATCTCCGTTCCGGCGGAGATCCTCAGTAAACCGACTCAATTAACCGAGATTGAATTCAGTCTGATTAAAGTTCATCCTCAGACCGGTTATGAGATTTTAAAAGAGATCGAATTCCCCTGGCCTATTGCCGAGATGGTCTGGCAGCATCATGAGCGGATCAATGGATCGGGCTATCCCCAGGGGCTCAAAGGAGAGGAAATACTCCCGGAGGCCAAAATCCTGGCTGTAGCCGATGTAGTGGAGGCCATCGCTTCCCATCGCCCCTACCGCCCGGCCCATGGAATTGAAACGGCCCTGGAGGAGATCGCCAAACAAAAGGGGATACTCTTTGACCCTGAGGTGGTGGAGGTTTGCTTACGACTTTTTAGGGAGGACAAATTCCGGTTTGAGTAA
- a CDS encoding GxxExxY protein, whose product MMMALIEDDYRDNNRDRDPLTAKIIEACYHVHNQIGPGFIERIYKNALIIALEKSKLGFFTEKEFVVKYEGKTVGKFRADLLVENKVIIELKAIEGKMPKIFESQVISYLKASALRVGLLINFGNRSCEVRRLMI is encoded by the coding sequence GGCGTTGATCGAGGATGATTACAGAGATAATAACCGTGATAGGGATCCGCTAACCGCCAAGATTATTGAGGCTTGTTATCATGTTCATAATCAAATAGGTCCTGGGTTTATTGAGCGTATTTATAAGAATGCATTGATAATTGCATTGGAAAAATCGAAGTTGGGATTTTTTACTGAGAAAGAGTTTGTTGTCAAATATGAAGGAAAGACAGTAGGTAAATTCAGGGCCGATCTTTTGGTTGAAAATAAGGTGATCATTGAATTGAAAGCGATAGAGGGGAAGATGCCAAAAATATTTGAAAGCCAGGTAATTTCTTATTTGAAGGCATCTGCCCTAAGAGTGGGGTTACTTATTAATTTTGGTAATAGAAGTTGTGAGGTGAGGCGGCTAATGATATGA
- a CDS encoding response regulator, whose amino-acid sequence MMSQGPILLVEDNPNDELLTLRAFKKNNIANEVVVARDGAEALDYLFGTGRYAGRDVKALPAIVLLDLKLPKVNGLEVLRRLRADTRTRLLPVIVLTSSIEEQDVMMSYELGANSYVQKPVDFENFSEAIKQLGIYWLLVNVLPPKGGKI is encoded by the coding sequence ATTATGTCACAAGGACCCATTCTTTTGGTAGAAGACAATCCCAACGATGAGCTGTTGACCCTGCGGGCCTTTAAGAAAAACAATATTGCCAACGAAGTAGTGGTGGCCCGGGATGGGGCGGAGGCTTTGGATTATCTTTTCGGGACCGGCAGGTACGCCGGGAGGGATGTAAAGGCTTTACCGGCGATTGTTTTATTGGATTTGAAGCTCCCGAAGGTAAACGGCCTGGAAGTGCTCAGACGACTGCGGGCTGATACGCGAACCAGACTATTGCCGGTTATTGTCCTTACTTCCTCCATTGAAGAGCAAGATGTGATGATGAGTTATGAACTCGGGGCCAACAGCTATGTGCAGAAACCGGTGGACTTTGAAAATTTCTCTGAGGCCATCAAACAACTCGGGATATACTGGTTACTCGTTAATGTGTTGCCGCCGAAAGGAGGGAAGATTTAA